From a region of the Hypanus sabinus isolate sHypSab1 chromosome 2, sHypSab1.hap1, whole genome shotgun sequence genome:
- the LOC132404663 gene encoding transmembrane epididymal protein 1-like, translating into MGTFIGHISPGLAFFSFGMLYAFKFSLMVLRGEKIPAVSPPRTPGFRSCLKRIPVEGVMKIVYGTLAVMAEFFYPPGVYKMILYNKQKPDYPFVHPNEWQHATMYAYFALSGWVDIISQACLPRRLFLFESIAIAIPFYMEALLLYNHMHGKELVENSVHSLLLLACFFVCLVLTVELWRPNDPILWFTKTCLVMTQGTWLLHAAFILYKPFTGKPWKSNDMANLMFVTNFFCWHIALNILLLLIFFLLTSCWISRCTRHGRNSSFQWTKEMFVFNLTKADGAVSRAEYNKLRAAEEETHLLQECDP; encoded by the coding sequence ATGGGCACGTTTATTGGTCACATCTCACCCGGACTGGCGTTCTTTTCCTTCGGTATGCTCTACGCCTTTAAGTTTTCTCTGATGGTGCTCAGGGGTGAGAAGATCCCAGCGGTATCTCCTCCGCGGACGCCTGGATTCAGGAGCTGTCTGAAACGGATTCCTGTTGAGGGAGTGATGAAGATTGTGTACGGTACGTTGGCTGTCATGGCAGAGTTCTTTTATCCTCCCGGAGTCTATAAAATGATCCTTTACAACAAACAGAAGCCAGATTACCCATTCGTCCACCCTAACGAATGGCAACATGCTACTATGTACGCCTATTTTGCTCTCAGTGGCTGGGTGGACATCATTAGCCAGGCTTGCCTGCCAAGACGCTTGTTCCTATTTGAAAGCATCGCCATCGCAATTCCATTTTATATGGAAGCCTTGCTACTTTACAACCACATGCACGGCAAGGAACTGGTGGAAAATTCAGTGCATTCGCTGCTGCTTCTCGCCTGCTTCTTCGTTTGCCTCGTCCTCACTGTAGAACTGTGGAGACCGAATGACCCTATTCTGTGGTTCACCAAGACATGCCTGGTGATGACTCAGGGAACTTGGCTCCTGCACGCCGCTTTCATTCTTTACAAACCATTCACAGGTAAACCCTGGAAGTCCAACGATATGGCCAATCTGATGTTCGTCACTAATTTCTTCTGCTGGCATATTGCACTGAACATACTTCTCCTCCTTATTTTCTTCTTGCTCACTTCATGCTGGATCAGCCGGTGCACTCGCCATGGTAGAAACTCATCTTTCCAGTGGACCAAAGAAATGTTCGTCTTTAATCTGACAAAGGCTGATGGTGCAGTTTCCCGAGCAGAATATAATAAACTGCGGGCAGCCGAGGAGGAAACGCACTTGCTCCAAGAATGTGACCCTTAA